From the genome of Lysinibacter sp. HNR:
TGTTGGATTCTCCTACGCGACAATCTGACGGGTAGGACAAAATCAGTAAATATCGATCACTCGTCCGATACCCATCAGGGGTCTTCCTCTTCTCCCGAACCAGCGCCCCTAACTCCTCCAAAATTTGAAGCCGACGCTGTACCGTACGAACCGATAACCCAGTCATACCAGCCAGCCGCTCTTGCCCCGGAAAACACGAATTTCGCTCATCCGCCATATCAGCAAGAGCCAACAAAAGGAGCTTGTCCGATACCTGTAACCCTTCAACTTCCCAAGCCCAATTCAACGCTTTTATACTCACGCCGCATCCCTCCATTCCAAATACTCTTCGCCATAAACCGCGATCATCATCCGCCCCGCTTCCCTCAGCGAAATCGGCACCCGAGTAACACCAATAAGCTGAAACCAACCCGCCGGATAATAAACCGGCACCGAAGCCGCCGTAAAAGAGCCGATATTCCGGCGAACTTTCCACCCGTACCGCAACGCTTTTCGCTGCAAGCCCCCCTCAAAAAGCGCATTACACAGCGCACAAGCCGTAACACCATCCACCTCTAACGGCCGCCTTTTTGTACCGCCCATACCGACCGCTTGACGATGCTGAAAAGTCAACCCGTCAAATGCCAGACATGCTACACACCGGTGACGATCACGCAAGTAAACGTTTTGCCGCACAGTCCTAGTCGGGGCGCTCATCTCCGCCTCCTCCCAATCCTGATAAATTCCTTGTCACCTCTCACGATGACTATCTGCCGCCCGTCCCACTCCCACGGCCAAATCACAAACCACTTCACGAGTCCTCACCCCCTCCAATGCGCTGAAACTCCAAGGTTTCGCTGGGCCACATGACCCCACAACACCCGCACATAACCGACTTTGACGCGCTGAGAAGAACCTTCGTATCGGACAAACACGAGTCGCATACACTCGCGACAATCCGGCACACGCTAGGGCACAAGACGATGTACCACATCGCCATGCCAGTACACCCAGGAGTAAACAGCAAGCACTCAACCTTTGGTTCAAAATCAAGCTCATTAAGAACCTTCTGCTGCTCAGTCATTAGACTCAACACCTCTCTACGCTCGACGCGACCCCGCCAATTGATACGTAACCTCAACCTGCTTACTCTGCGTCTGCACAGCAGACTTTCGTGACTCCACCAAATCCGCACAGCTTTTCGCATACCGGTACGCAATATCCGCAATCTCAGCCGCCTCGCGCTCCTCATGCGTTGCTAGCAATACTGCTGCAGCACGCGCCGCCGCCGTGCCCGTTAACCCCTGACTTGCTAACGCTTCCGCTTTAGCGAGTTCGCGTTTTGCTGTAGTGCGAGTCCAATCAGCCTCATGCAAAATTAGAACGTTTTGCCCCGCGAGATACACCAACTCATCCAGATCTTGAATGATCGAATCCGGGGTTTTGATAGTGCCAGGCTCAGGCGGTTTTTTAGTAGCCTTCTCACGTATCCACGAAGCCCACTGCTCAATCTCCTCAGGGGCTTTTACCGGGCGCTCGGCCATTAGATAATCTCCTCACCCTCGTAAAGAACCTCACCCGTAGCCTCATCAACCACACCCGTACCAGGCTCTCGTACCGGCCACTCCGTGACAGGCTCCACCACAGTCTCCGGCTCCTGAGTAACCTCCGGCGCAGCGGTCTCGACCAGTTTTTGCTTAAGCTCACGCAAAAAAACGTTCAGGGTTTTGCCCGTCTCATCCACTGGATAATCCAACTCGCCCGCCATCTGCGCCCGCTCAAAAATTGGTCGTAGCTCATCCACCGTGGTACACGCCGTACCCTGACCTACCCAATCCTCAGAAAAAGTCTTCGGAGCAGCTTCTACAGCAGCAGGCGGCACATGAGGTTGTGCAGACTTCACCTTGCTCACCTGCTGCATCTCCTCAGTCCCATAAATACCACTCAAATCTTGCGGAAACGCCTTGCGTAACGCGAGCATTTCCGTACATTTTGCGAGCTGATTAGAGGGGTTCGTCAGCCACTGACCAGTCGGTTTAGCCTGCCCGCTACGATCTCTCGGCACATACCCTGCATATGTCGCTACCGCATACAACGGCTCGTCAAACCCGTCACGGCGCACACCAACCCGTGCAGCAGCAGGCGGCGTAGACTCATCAAGCCACACATCCACCCACACCACCCCGTCCGCTGTCCACTGCACCGGAGTCTGACCCCGATACTGATTTGACCGCTCCGCAATCAGCCTGAAACCGTCAATGCTCGCCTGAATACCCCACTTACCACCCCGCTCAATGCAATAAATCTGACGAGCCACCGGATCAAGCTGAGTGCGCCGACACTGAAAAAGAAACGCCTCAACCGTCGCTCGGG
Proteins encoded in this window:
- a CDS encoding helix-turn-helix domain-containing protein — encoded protein: MESSPEYRLFYGGFGAGLLSGGLVSAYWCYSGADFAEGSGADDDRGLWRRVFGMEGCGVSIKALNWAWEVEGLQVSDKLLLLALADMADERNSCFPGQERLAGMTGLSVRTVQRRLQILEELGALVREKRKTPDGYRTSDRYLLILSYPSDCRVGESNTSFAPTLGDNDGIKSGVIDGVTHINPNEPKDSLTAFDVFWATYPRKVGKAAALKQFEKAVARVGLDLVMAGVKRYAADPNLPREKRFIPHPSTWLSQDRWGDEPEPSQSRMNALSLVERFREEERLEGLAGRAAIGVGAEF
- a CDS encoding RecT family recombinase, translating into MGSTAIELLPASGDAQTWTPSELALMESIGLRGWKNVQKNGRWEKERFEAPRATVEAFLFQCRRTQLDPVARQIYCIERGGKWGIQASIDGFRLIAERSNQYRGQTPVQWTADGVVWVDVWLDESTPPAAARVGVRRDGFDEPLYAVATYAGYVPRDRSGQAKPTGQWLTNPSNQLAKCTEMLALRKAFPQDLSGIYGTEEMQQVSKVKSAQPHVPPAAVEAAPKTFSEDWVGQGTACTTVDELRPIFERAQMAGELDYPVDETGKTLNVFLRELKQKLVETAAPEVTQEPETVVEPVTEWPVREPGTGVVDEATGEVLYEGEEII